In Papio anubis isolate 15944 chromosome 17, Panubis1.0, whole genome shotgun sequence, the following are encoded in one genomic region:
- the FMNL1 gene encoding formin-like protein 1 isoform X6 produces MGNAAGSTEQPAGPAAPPPKQPAPPKQPMPAAGELEERFNRALNCMNLPPDKVQLLSQYDNEKKWELICDQERFQVKNPPAAYIQKLKSYVDTGGVSRKVAADWMSNLGFKRRVQESTQVLRELETSLRTNHIGWVQEFLNEENRGLDVLLEYLAFAQCSVTYDMESTDNGASNSEKNKPLEQSVEDLSKGPPSSVPKSRHLTIKLTPAHSRKALRNSRIVSQKDDVHVCIMCLRAIMNYQSGFSLVMNHPACVNEIALSLNNKNPRTKALVLELLAAVCLVRGGHDIILAAFDNFKEVCGEQHRFEKLMEYFRNEDSNIDFMVACMQFINIVVHSVENMNFRVFLQYEFTHLGLDLYLERLRLTESDKLQVQIQAYLDNVFDVGALLEDTETKNAVLEHMEELQEQVALLTERLRDAENESMAKIAELEKQLSQARKELETLRERFSESTAMGASRRPPEPERAPPAAPTRPSALELKVEELEEKGLIRILRGPGDAVSIEILPVAVATPSGGDAPTPGVPTGSPSPDLAPAAEPAPGAAPPPPPPLPGLPSPQEAPPSAPPQAPPLPGSPEPPPAPPLPGDLPPPPPPPPPPPGTDGPVPPPPPPPGGPPDALGRRDSELGPGVKAKKPIQTKFRMPLLNWVALKPSQITGTVFTELNDEKVLQELDMSDFEEQFKTKSQGPSLDLSTLKSKAAQKAPSKATLIEANRAKNLAITLRKGNLGAERICQAIEAYDLQALGLDFLELLMRFLPTEYERSLIARFEREQRPMEELSEEDRFMLHFSRIPRLPERMTTLTFLGNFPDTAQLLMPQLNAIIAASMSIKSSDKLRQILEIVLAFGNYMNSSKRGAAYGFRLQSLDALLEMKSTDRKQTLLHYLVKVIAEKYPQLTGFHSDLHFLDKAGSVSLDSVLADVRSLQRGLELTQREFVRQDDCVVLKEFLRANSPTMDKLLADSKTAQEAFESVVEYFGENPKTTSPGLFFSLFSRFVKAYKKAEQEVEQWKKEAAAQEAGVDTLGKGEPPAHKSPPKARRAQMDLISELKRKQQKEPLIYESDRDGAIEDIITVIKTVPFTARTGKRTSRLLCEASLGEEMPL; encoded by the exons TTTAAGAGGCGAGTTCAGGAGTCCACCCAGGTGCTTCGGGAGCTGGAGACCTCCCTGAGGACAAACCACATTGG GTGGGTGCAGGAGTTCCTCAACGAAGAGAACCGCGGCCTGGATGTGCTCCTCGAGTACCTGGCCTTTGCCCAGTGCTCTGTCAC GTATGACATGGAGAGCACAGACAACGGGGCTTCCAACTCAGAGAAAAACAAGCCCCTGGAGCAGTCGGTGGAAGACCTCAGCAAGGGTCCGCCCTCCTCTGTGCCCAAAAGCCGCCACCTGACCATCAA GCTGACCCCCGCCCACAGCAGGAAGGCCCTGCGGAATTCCCGCATCGTTAGCCAGAAGGACGACGTCCACGTCTGCATTATGTGCCTGCGTGCCATCATGAACTACCAG tCTGGCTTCAGCCTTGTCATGAACCACCCAGCCTGTGTCAATGAGATTGCTCTGAGCCTCAACAACAAGAACCCCAG AACCAAGGCTCTGGTGCTGGAGCTGCTGGCGGCCGTGTGCTTGGTGCGGGGAGGACATGACATCATCCTTGCAGCCTTTGACAACTTCAAGGAG GTGTGTGGGGAGCAGCACCGCTTTGAAAAGCTGATGGAATATTTCCGGAATGAGGACAGCAACATCGACTTCATG GTGGCCTGCATGCAGTTCATCAACATTGTGGTACACTCGGTGGAGAACATGAACTTCCGTGTCTTCCTGCAATATGAGTTCACCCACTTGGGCCTGGACCTGTACTTGGAG AGGCTTCGGCTTACCGAGAGTGACAAGCTGCAGGTGCAGATCCAGGCGTACCTGGACAATGTTTTTGATGTGGGGGCGCTACTGGAGGACACAGAGACCAAGAACGCTGTGCTGGAGCACATGGAGGAACTGCAGGAGCAGGTGGCGCTG CTGACAGAGCGGCTTCGGGACGCGGAGAACGAATCCATGGCCAAGATTGCAGAACTGGAAAAACAGCTAAGCCAGGCGCGCAAGGAGTTGGAGACCCTGCGG GAGCGCTTCAGCGAATCGACCGCCATGGGCGCCTCCAGGCGTCCCCCCGAGCCTGAGAGAGCACCTCCCGCTGCCCCGACGCGGCCCTCGGCCCTGGAGCTGAAggtggaggagctggaggagaagGGGTTAATCCGTATCCTGCGGGGGCCGGGGGATGCTGTCTCCATCGAGATCCTCCCCGTCGCTGTGGCAACTCCAAGCGGCGGTGATGCTCCGACTCCGGGGGTGCCGACCGGCTCCCCCAGCCCAG ATCTCGCACCTGCAGCAGAGCCGGCTCCCGGAgcagcgccgccgccgccgcccccacTGCCCGGCCTCCCCTCCCCGCAGGAAGCCCCGCCCTCGGCGCCCCCACAGGCCCCGCCTCTCCCTGGCAGCCCGGAGCCCCCGCCGGCGCCGCCGCTGCCCGGAGACCTtccgcccccacccccgccaccgcCACCACCTCCGGGCACTGACGGGCCGGtgcctccgccgccgccgcctccgggAGGTCCTCCTGATGCCTTAGGAAGACGCGACTCAGAATTGGGCCCAG GAGTGAAGGCCAAGAAGCCCATCCAGACCAAGTTCCGAATGCCCCTCTTGAACTGGGTGGCACTGAAACCCAGCCAGATCACCGGCACCGTCTTCACAGAGCTCAATGATGAGAAGGTGCTGCAG GAGCTGGACATGAGTGACTTTGAGGAACAGTTCAAGACCAAGTCCCAAGGCCCCAGCCTGGACCTCAGCACTCTCAAGAGTAAGGCAGCCCAGAAGGCCCCCAGCAAGGCAACACTCATTGAGGCAAACCGGGCCAAGAACTTGGCCATCACCCTGCGGAAGGGCAACCTGGGGGCCGAGCGCATCTGCCAAGCCATTGAGGC GTACGACCTGCAGGCTCTGGGCCTGGACTTCCTGGAGCTGCTGATGCGCTTCCTGCCCACAGAGTATGAGCGCAGCCTCATCGCCCGCTTTGAGCGGGAGCAGCGGCCGATGGAGGAGCTGTCGGAGGAGGACCGCTTCATGCTACACTTCAGCCGCATCCCGCGCCTGCCGGAGCGCATGACCACACTCACCTTCCTGGGCAACTTCCCAGACACAGCCCAGCTGCTCATGCCG CAACTGAATGCCATCATTGCAGCCTCAATGTCCATCAAGTCCTCTGACAAACTCCGCCAGATCCTGGAG ATCGTCCTGGCCTTTGGCAACTACATGAACAGTAGCAAGCGTGGCGCAGCTTATGGCTTCAGGCTCCAGAGCCTGGATGCG CTGTTGGAGATGAAGTCGACTGACCGCAAGCAGACGCTGCTGCACTACCTGGTGAAGGTCATTGCTGAGAAGTACCCGCAACTCACAGGCTTCCACAGCGACCTGCACTTCCTGGACAAGGCAGGCTCAG TGTCCCTGGACAGTGTCCTGGCAGACGTGCGCTCCCTGCAGCGAGGCCTAGAGTTGACACAGAGGGAGTTTGTGCGGCAGGATGACTGCGTGGTGCTCAAGGAGTTCCTGAGGGCCAACTCGCCCACCATGGACAAGCTGCTAGCAGACAGCAAGACGGCTCAG GAGGCCTTTGAGTCCGTGGTGGAATACTTCGGAGAGAACCCCAAGACCACATCCCCAGGCCTGTTCTTCTCCCTCTTTAGCCGCTTCGTTAAGGCCTACAAG AAAGCTGAGCAGGAGGTGGAACAGTGGAAAAAAGAAGCCGCTGCCCAGGAGGCAGGCGTTGATACCCTGGGCAAAGGGGAGCCCCCAGCACACAAG TCACCGCCAAAGGCCCGGCGGGCACAGATGGACCTAATCTCTGAGCTGAAACGGAAGCAGCAGAAGGAGCCACTCATTTATGAGAGCGACCGTGACGGGGCCATTGAAGACATCATCACAG TGATCAAGACGGTGCCCTTCACGGCCCGTACCGGCAAGCGGACATCCCGGCTCCTCtgtgaggccagcctgggagaAGAGATGCCCCTCTAG
- the FMNL1 gene encoding formin-like protein 1 isoform X4, whose translation MGNAAGSTEQPAGPAAPPPKQPAPPKQPMPAAGELEERFNRALNCMNLPPDKVQLLSQYDNEKKWELICDQERFQVKNPPAAYIQKLKSYVDTGGVSRKVAADWMSNLGFKRRVQESTQVLRELETSLRTNHIGWVQEFLNEENRGLDVLLEYLAFAQCSVTYDMESTDNGASNSEKNKPLEQSVEDLSKGPPSSVPKSRHLTIKCPPSPRLTPAHSRKALRNSRIVSQKDDVHVCIMCLRAIMNYQSGFSLVMNHPACVNEIALSLNNKNPRTKALVLELLAAVCLVRGGHDIILAAFDNFKEVCGEQHRFEKLMEYFRNEDSNIDFMVACMQFINIVVHSVENMNFRVFLQYEFTHLGLDLYLERLRLTESDKLQVQIQAYLDNVFDVGALLEDTETKNAVLEHMEELQEQVALLTERLRDAENESMAKIAELEKQLSQARKELETLRERFSESTAMGASRRPPEPERAPPAAPTRPSALELKVEELEEKGLIRILRGPGDAVSIEILPVAVATPSGGDAPTPGVPTGSPSPDLAPAAEPAPGAAPPPPPPLPGLPSPQEAPPSAPPQAPPLPGSPEPPPAPPLPGDLPPPPPPPPPPPGTDGPVPPPPPPPGGPPDALGRRDSELGPGVKAKKPIQTKFRMPLLNWVALKPSQITGTVFTELNDEKVLQELDMSDFEEQFKTKSQGPSLDLSTLKSKAAQKAPSKATLIEANRAKNLAITLRKGNLGAERICQAIEAYDLQALGLDFLELLMRFLPTEYERSLIARFEREQRPMEELSEEDRFMLHFSRIPRLPERMTTLTFLGNFPDTAQLLMPQLNAIIAASMSIKSSDKLRQILEIVLAFGNYMNSSKRGAAYGFRLQSLDALLEMKSTDRKQTLLHYLVKVIAEKYPQLTGFHSDLHFLDKAGSVSLDSVLADVRSLQRGLELTQREFVRQDDCVVLKEFLRANSPTMDKLLADSKTAQEAFESVVEYFGENPKTTSPGLFFSLFSRFVKAYKKAEQEVEQWKKEAAAQEAGVDTLGKGEPPAHKSPPKARRAQMDLISELKRKQQKEPLIYESDRDGAIEDIITDLRNQPYIRADTGRRSARRRPPGPPLQVTSDLSL comes from the exons TTTAAGAGGCGAGTTCAGGAGTCCACCCAGGTGCTTCGGGAGCTGGAGACCTCCCTGAGGACAAACCACATTGG GTGGGTGCAGGAGTTCCTCAACGAAGAGAACCGCGGCCTGGATGTGCTCCTCGAGTACCTGGCCTTTGCCCAGTGCTCTGTCAC GTATGACATGGAGAGCACAGACAACGGGGCTTCCAACTCAGAGAAAAACAAGCCCCTGGAGCAGTCGGTGGAAGACCTCAGCAAGGGTCCGCCCTCCTCTGTGCCCAAAAGCCGCCACCTGACCATCAA GTGTCCCCCTTCTCCCCG GCTGACCCCCGCCCACAGCAGGAAGGCCCTGCGGAATTCCCGCATCGTTAGCCAGAAGGACGACGTCCACGTCTGCATTATGTGCCTGCGTGCCATCATGAACTACCAG tCTGGCTTCAGCCTTGTCATGAACCACCCAGCCTGTGTCAATGAGATTGCTCTGAGCCTCAACAACAAGAACCCCAG AACCAAGGCTCTGGTGCTGGAGCTGCTGGCGGCCGTGTGCTTGGTGCGGGGAGGACATGACATCATCCTTGCAGCCTTTGACAACTTCAAGGAG GTGTGTGGGGAGCAGCACCGCTTTGAAAAGCTGATGGAATATTTCCGGAATGAGGACAGCAACATCGACTTCATG GTGGCCTGCATGCAGTTCATCAACATTGTGGTACACTCGGTGGAGAACATGAACTTCCGTGTCTTCCTGCAATATGAGTTCACCCACTTGGGCCTGGACCTGTACTTGGAG AGGCTTCGGCTTACCGAGAGTGACAAGCTGCAGGTGCAGATCCAGGCGTACCTGGACAATGTTTTTGATGTGGGGGCGCTACTGGAGGACACAGAGACCAAGAACGCTGTGCTGGAGCACATGGAGGAACTGCAGGAGCAGGTGGCGCTG CTGACAGAGCGGCTTCGGGACGCGGAGAACGAATCCATGGCCAAGATTGCAGAACTGGAAAAACAGCTAAGCCAGGCGCGCAAGGAGTTGGAGACCCTGCGG GAGCGCTTCAGCGAATCGACCGCCATGGGCGCCTCCAGGCGTCCCCCCGAGCCTGAGAGAGCACCTCCCGCTGCCCCGACGCGGCCCTCGGCCCTGGAGCTGAAggtggaggagctggaggagaagGGGTTAATCCGTATCCTGCGGGGGCCGGGGGATGCTGTCTCCATCGAGATCCTCCCCGTCGCTGTGGCAACTCCAAGCGGCGGTGATGCTCCGACTCCGGGGGTGCCGACCGGCTCCCCCAGCCCAG ATCTCGCACCTGCAGCAGAGCCGGCTCCCGGAgcagcgccgccgccgccgcccccacTGCCCGGCCTCCCCTCCCCGCAGGAAGCCCCGCCCTCGGCGCCCCCACAGGCCCCGCCTCTCCCTGGCAGCCCGGAGCCCCCGCCGGCGCCGCCGCTGCCCGGAGACCTtccgcccccacccccgccaccgcCACCACCTCCGGGCACTGACGGGCCGGtgcctccgccgccgccgcctccgggAGGTCCTCCTGATGCCTTAGGAAGACGCGACTCAGAATTGGGCCCAG GAGTGAAGGCCAAGAAGCCCATCCAGACCAAGTTCCGAATGCCCCTCTTGAACTGGGTGGCACTGAAACCCAGCCAGATCACCGGCACCGTCTTCACAGAGCTCAATGATGAGAAGGTGCTGCAG GAGCTGGACATGAGTGACTTTGAGGAACAGTTCAAGACCAAGTCCCAAGGCCCCAGCCTGGACCTCAGCACTCTCAAGAGTAAGGCAGCCCAGAAGGCCCCCAGCAAGGCAACACTCATTGAGGCAAACCGGGCCAAGAACTTGGCCATCACCCTGCGGAAGGGCAACCTGGGGGCCGAGCGCATCTGCCAAGCCATTGAGGC GTACGACCTGCAGGCTCTGGGCCTGGACTTCCTGGAGCTGCTGATGCGCTTCCTGCCCACAGAGTATGAGCGCAGCCTCATCGCCCGCTTTGAGCGGGAGCAGCGGCCGATGGAGGAGCTGTCGGAGGAGGACCGCTTCATGCTACACTTCAGCCGCATCCCGCGCCTGCCGGAGCGCATGACCACACTCACCTTCCTGGGCAACTTCCCAGACACAGCCCAGCTGCTCATGCCG CAACTGAATGCCATCATTGCAGCCTCAATGTCCATCAAGTCCTCTGACAAACTCCGCCAGATCCTGGAG ATCGTCCTGGCCTTTGGCAACTACATGAACAGTAGCAAGCGTGGCGCAGCTTATGGCTTCAGGCTCCAGAGCCTGGATGCG CTGTTGGAGATGAAGTCGACTGACCGCAAGCAGACGCTGCTGCACTACCTGGTGAAGGTCATTGCTGAGAAGTACCCGCAACTCACAGGCTTCCACAGCGACCTGCACTTCCTGGACAAGGCAGGCTCAG TGTCCCTGGACAGTGTCCTGGCAGACGTGCGCTCCCTGCAGCGAGGCCTAGAGTTGACACAGAGGGAGTTTGTGCGGCAGGATGACTGCGTGGTGCTCAAGGAGTTCCTGAGGGCCAACTCGCCCACCATGGACAAGCTGCTAGCAGACAGCAAGACGGCTCAG GAGGCCTTTGAGTCCGTGGTGGAATACTTCGGAGAGAACCCCAAGACCACATCCCCAGGCCTGTTCTTCTCCCTCTTTAGCCGCTTCGTTAAGGCCTACAAG AAAGCTGAGCAGGAGGTGGAACAGTGGAAAAAAGAAGCCGCTGCCCAGGAGGCAGGCGTTGATACCCTGGGCAAAGGGGAGCCCCCAGCACACAAG TCACCGCCAAAGGCCCGGCGGGCACAGATGGACCTAATCTCTGAGCTGAAACGGAAGCAGCAGAAGGAGCCACTCATTTATGAGAGCGACCGTGACGGGGCCATTGAAGACATCATCACAG ATCTGCGGAACCAGCCCTACATCCGCGCAGACACAGGCCGCCGCAGTGCCCGCCGGCGTCCCCCAGGCCCCCCACTGCAGGTCACGTCCGACCTCTCGCTGTAG
- the FMNL1 gene encoding formin-like protein 1 isoform X10 has protein sequence MGNAAGSTEQPAGPAAPPPKQPAPPKQPMPAAGELEERFNRALNCMNLPPDKVQLLSQYDNEKKWELICDQERFQVKNPPAAYIQKLKSYVDTGGVSRKVAADWMSNLGFKRRVQESTQVLRELETSLRTNHIGWVQEFLNEENRGLDVLLEYLAFAQCSVTYDMESTDNGASNSEKNKPLEQSVEDLSKGPPSSVPKSRHLTIKLTPAHSRKALRNSRIVSQKDDVHVCIMCLRAIMNYQSGFSLVMNHPACVNEIALSLNNKNPRTKALVLELLAAVCLVRGGHDIILAAFDNFKEVCGEQHRFEKLMEYFRNEDSNIDFMVACMQFINIVVHSVENMNFRVFLQYEFTHLGLDLYLERLRLTESDKLQVQIQAYLDNVFDVGALLEDTETKNAVLEHMEELQEQVALLTERLRDAENESMAKIAELEKQLSQARKELETLRERFSESTAMGASRRPPEPERAPPAAPTRPSALELKVEELEEKGLIRILRGPGDAVSIEILPVAVATPSGGDAPTPGVPTGSPSPDLAPAAEPAPGAAPPPPPPLPGLPSPQEAPPSAPPQAPPLPGSPEPPPAPPLPGDLPPPPPPPPPPPGTDGPVPPPPPPPGGPPDALGRRDSELGPGVKAKKPIQTKFRMPLLNWVALKPSQITGTVFTELNDEKVLQELDMSDFEEQFKTKSQGPSLDLSTLKSKAAQKAPSKATLIEANRAKNLAITLRKGNLGAERICQAIEAYDLQALGLDFLELLMRFLPTEYERSLIARFEREQRPMEELSEEDRFMLHFSRIPRLPERMTTLTFLGNFPDTAQLLMPQLNAIIAASMSIKSSDKLRQILEIVLAFGNYMNSSKRGAAYGFRLQSLDALLEMKSTDRKQTLLHYLVKVIAEKYPQLTGFHSDLHFLDKAGSVSLDSVLADVRSLQRGLELTQREFVRQDDCVVLKEFLRANSPTMDKLLADSKTAQEAFESVVEYFGENPKTTSPGLFFSLFSRFVKAYKKAEQEVEQWKKEAAAQEAGVDTLGKGEPPAHKSPPKARRAQMDLISELKRKQQKEPLIYESDRDGAIEDIITDLRNQPYIRADTGRRSARRRPPGPPLQVTSDLSL, from the exons TTTAAGAGGCGAGTTCAGGAGTCCACCCAGGTGCTTCGGGAGCTGGAGACCTCCCTGAGGACAAACCACATTGG GTGGGTGCAGGAGTTCCTCAACGAAGAGAACCGCGGCCTGGATGTGCTCCTCGAGTACCTGGCCTTTGCCCAGTGCTCTGTCAC GTATGACATGGAGAGCACAGACAACGGGGCTTCCAACTCAGAGAAAAACAAGCCCCTGGAGCAGTCGGTGGAAGACCTCAGCAAGGGTCCGCCCTCCTCTGTGCCCAAAAGCCGCCACCTGACCATCAA GCTGACCCCCGCCCACAGCAGGAAGGCCCTGCGGAATTCCCGCATCGTTAGCCAGAAGGACGACGTCCACGTCTGCATTATGTGCCTGCGTGCCATCATGAACTACCAG tCTGGCTTCAGCCTTGTCATGAACCACCCAGCCTGTGTCAATGAGATTGCTCTGAGCCTCAACAACAAGAACCCCAG AACCAAGGCTCTGGTGCTGGAGCTGCTGGCGGCCGTGTGCTTGGTGCGGGGAGGACATGACATCATCCTTGCAGCCTTTGACAACTTCAAGGAG GTGTGTGGGGAGCAGCACCGCTTTGAAAAGCTGATGGAATATTTCCGGAATGAGGACAGCAACATCGACTTCATG GTGGCCTGCATGCAGTTCATCAACATTGTGGTACACTCGGTGGAGAACATGAACTTCCGTGTCTTCCTGCAATATGAGTTCACCCACTTGGGCCTGGACCTGTACTTGGAG AGGCTTCGGCTTACCGAGAGTGACAAGCTGCAGGTGCAGATCCAGGCGTACCTGGACAATGTTTTTGATGTGGGGGCGCTACTGGAGGACACAGAGACCAAGAACGCTGTGCTGGAGCACATGGAGGAACTGCAGGAGCAGGTGGCGCTG CTGACAGAGCGGCTTCGGGACGCGGAGAACGAATCCATGGCCAAGATTGCAGAACTGGAAAAACAGCTAAGCCAGGCGCGCAAGGAGTTGGAGACCCTGCGG GAGCGCTTCAGCGAATCGACCGCCATGGGCGCCTCCAGGCGTCCCCCCGAGCCTGAGAGAGCACCTCCCGCTGCCCCGACGCGGCCCTCGGCCCTGGAGCTGAAggtggaggagctggaggagaagGGGTTAATCCGTATCCTGCGGGGGCCGGGGGATGCTGTCTCCATCGAGATCCTCCCCGTCGCTGTGGCAACTCCAAGCGGCGGTGATGCTCCGACTCCGGGGGTGCCGACCGGCTCCCCCAGCCCAG ATCTCGCACCTGCAGCAGAGCCGGCTCCCGGAgcagcgccgccgccgccgcccccacTGCCCGGCCTCCCCTCCCCGCAGGAAGCCCCGCCCTCGGCGCCCCCACAGGCCCCGCCTCTCCCTGGCAGCCCGGAGCCCCCGCCGGCGCCGCCGCTGCCCGGAGACCTtccgcccccacccccgccaccgcCACCACCTCCGGGCACTGACGGGCCGGtgcctccgccgccgccgcctccgggAGGTCCTCCTGATGCCTTAGGAAGACGCGACTCAGAATTGGGCCCAG GAGTGAAGGCCAAGAAGCCCATCCAGACCAAGTTCCGAATGCCCCTCTTGAACTGGGTGGCACTGAAACCCAGCCAGATCACCGGCACCGTCTTCACAGAGCTCAATGATGAGAAGGTGCTGCAG GAGCTGGACATGAGTGACTTTGAGGAACAGTTCAAGACCAAGTCCCAAGGCCCCAGCCTGGACCTCAGCACTCTCAAGAGTAAGGCAGCCCAGAAGGCCCCCAGCAAGGCAACACTCATTGAGGCAAACCGGGCCAAGAACTTGGCCATCACCCTGCGGAAGGGCAACCTGGGGGCCGAGCGCATCTGCCAAGCCATTGAGGC GTACGACCTGCAGGCTCTGGGCCTGGACTTCCTGGAGCTGCTGATGCGCTTCCTGCCCACAGAGTATGAGCGCAGCCTCATCGCCCGCTTTGAGCGGGAGCAGCGGCCGATGGAGGAGCTGTCGGAGGAGGACCGCTTCATGCTACACTTCAGCCGCATCCCGCGCCTGCCGGAGCGCATGACCACACTCACCTTCCTGGGCAACTTCCCAGACACAGCCCAGCTGCTCATGCCG CAACTGAATGCCATCATTGCAGCCTCAATGTCCATCAAGTCCTCTGACAAACTCCGCCAGATCCTGGAG ATCGTCCTGGCCTTTGGCAACTACATGAACAGTAGCAAGCGTGGCGCAGCTTATGGCTTCAGGCTCCAGAGCCTGGATGCG CTGTTGGAGATGAAGTCGACTGACCGCAAGCAGACGCTGCTGCACTACCTGGTGAAGGTCATTGCTGAGAAGTACCCGCAACTCACAGGCTTCCACAGCGACCTGCACTTCCTGGACAAGGCAGGCTCAG TGTCCCTGGACAGTGTCCTGGCAGACGTGCGCTCCCTGCAGCGAGGCCTAGAGTTGACACAGAGGGAGTTTGTGCGGCAGGATGACTGCGTGGTGCTCAAGGAGTTCCTGAGGGCCAACTCGCCCACCATGGACAAGCTGCTAGCAGACAGCAAGACGGCTCAG GAGGCCTTTGAGTCCGTGGTGGAATACTTCGGAGAGAACCCCAAGACCACATCCCCAGGCCTGTTCTTCTCCCTCTTTAGCCGCTTCGTTAAGGCCTACAAG AAAGCTGAGCAGGAGGTGGAACAGTGGAAAAAAGAAGCCGCTGCCCAGGAGGCAGGCGTTGATACCCTGGGCAAAGGGGAGCCCCCAGCACACAAG TCACCGCCAAAGGCCCGGCGGGCACAGATGGACCTAATCTCTGAGCTGAAACGGAAGCAGCAGAAGGAGCCACTCATTTATGAGAGCGACCGTGACGGGGCCATTGAAGACATCATCACAG ATCTGCGGAACCAGCCCTACATCCGCGCAGACACAGGCCGCCGCAGTGCCCGCCGGCGTCCCCCAGGCCCCCCACTGCAGGTCACGTCCGACCTCTCGCTGTAG